From Insulibacter thermoxylanivorax:
CCTGTCGGGTCAAATAATCCGCAATCAGCGCGTCATAAGCCGCGGTATGACGGAATACTTTCGCAGCCAGGCGCTTGCGCGTCTCCAAAGTCGTATCCCCGGACTGCTTGATCTCCGCCAGCACGGTCTCATAATCCGCCGCATCCACGACGACAGTCACATAGGCATGATTCTTAGCCGCCGAACGCAGCATCGTCGGCCCGCCGATATCGATGTTCTCGATCGCATCCTCATAGGTGACATCGGGTTTGGCAATCGTCTCCGCAAAGGGATAGAGATTAGCCACCACCATGTCGATATACCCCAGATTCAATTCCTGCAGCTGCTGCTGATGCTCGCTGTTATCGCGCACTGCCAGCAGGCCGCTGTGCACTGCAGGATGTAAGGTTTTGACCCGGCCGTCGAGGATCTCCGGGAAACCCGTTACTTCACTGATGCCGATCACTGGGATGCCGTTTTGCTCGAGCAGCCTTTTCGTCCCCCCGGTCGAGATGATCTCGATGCCGGCCTTAGCCAGCCCTGCGGCAAATTCCACGATGCCCGTTTTGTCAGACACGCTGATTAACGCTCTTGAGATAGCCACGAATCCTGTTCCTCCTTGGTTTCTTTATTGTATATAGTGACAACTGATCTTCTTTATCTCCAATATTTTACGATAATCCATCGATCAACACACGCCGTCCATCCAATCGCACACGCCCTTCACAGATCCACTGGATCACCTTGGGATAGAGGGCGTGCTCCGCCGCATGGATCTTCTCAGCCAGCGTCTCCAGCGTATCCTGCGGTTCGATCGACACGGGGACCTGAGCGATGATCGGTCCCGTATCCATCCCGTCGTCGACATAATGCACCGTCACGCCCGTCACTTTCACGCCGTAGCGATAGGCATCACCGATGCCTTCCACCCCCGGGAAACTCGGCAGAAGCGAAGGATGGATGTTGATGATCCTGCCTTCATACGGCTCGAGCAACACCCGGGTGATCAGCCGCATATAGCCGGCGAGTACGATCAGATCGATCCGATGTTCTTCCAGCACCTGAACGAGCATCGCCTCATAGGCCTCGCGGGAGGGATAATCCTTCGGCCGGAAGGTGAAGGCCTTCACGCCTGCCTGCTCCGCCCGCTCAACCACCTTCGCCTGCGGCTTATCGCAGACGAGCAGGGCAATCTCCGCATCGATCTCGCCGCGGCGCTGAGCATCGACGATCGCCTGAAAATTCGACCCGCTCCCTGAGGCGAATATGGCGATGCGCTTCCTCATGCGATCTCCGCTCCCTTGAATCTCACCTTGCGTTCGCCGGGGATGACCGTGCCGATCCGGTACGCCGCTTCACCCAATTCCTGCGCCAGCTGCAGCGTCTGCTCCGCTTCCTCTTCCGGCACGATCAACACCATGCCGATGCCCATATTGAAGGTCGTGAACATATCGCGGCCGCTGATCCTGCCGACTTCCTGCAGATGTTTGAAGATCGGCAGGATCGGCCATGAGACGTAATCAATCTCGACATCCACATCAGCCGGCAGGATGCGCGGGATATTCTCGATGAAACCGCCGCCGGTAATATGGGACATGCCCTTCAGCGTCACTTGTTCCTTAAGTGCCAGGATCGTCTTCACGTAGATCCTCGTCGGCTCGAGCAGGACCTCACCCAGCGTCTTGCCGCTGTCACCGCCTGCCTCCGGCACCACATCCGTCAATTGATAGCCCTGCTGTTCGAGAAGCAGCCTGCGCACCAAGGAGAAGCCGTTGCTGTGCACGCCGCTGGAAGCCAGGCCGATCACGGCATCGCCCGGGCAGATGCTGCGGCCGTCGATCAGCTTCTTCTTATCGACGATGCCTACGGCGAATCCGGCGATATCATATTCATCCTCGCCGTACATCCCCGGCATCTCCGCCGTCTCGCCGCCGATCAAGGCACAGCCCGCTTGTACGCAGCCCTCTGCGATGCCGGCCACGATCGCCTCGATCTTCTCCGGCACCACCTTGCCGCATGCAAGATAATCGAGGAAGAACAGCGGCTCCGCTCCTTGCACGACGATGTCATTGACGCACATGGCGACGGCATCGATGCCGATCGTGTCGTGTTTGTCCATCATGAAGGCCAGCATCAGCTTCGTGCCGACCCCGTCGGTACCCGAGACAAGCACGGGCTCCTCATAGCGCTTCAGATCCAGGTCGAACAGTGCGCCGAAGCCGCCCAGATCCGTCAGCACCTCCGACCGGAAGGTGCGCTTGACATGCTTCTTCATTCGCTCGACGGCCTCATTGCCCGCGGCGATATCGACCCCGGCTTGTTTATATGCATCGGACATCGGTGATCCCTCTCCTAACATCGATATAATCTAGTCTCTATAGTTCTAGTTCCTCTGTTCCCCCGCCTGAACGGTCACGTCAGCCCTTACACCTTCGCATAATCGGAACGGGGGCTCATGAACTGCAGCTCAGAAGATGTTCCGCCCAGGACTTCGTTTCCGTCCTTCATCCCTGCTCGCTCATCTTCATGAATCCCGTACAATCGGGTCGGATAGTTGTTGTCAAAACATGCCGTGCACAGCCCGCGGTTGTACTCGCTGCCGTCGCCGCGGCCGATCGACTCAAGCAAGCCCTCATGGCTGAGAAAATACAGCGAATCCGCATTGATCGCCTGTCGAATCTGCTCCACGGATTTCTGCGCAGCGATCAGATCCTTCCGCGTAGGCGTATCGATGCCGTAGAAACACGGATTCTGAAAAGGCGGCGACGAGATCCGCACATGCACTTCCTTCGCTCCTGCTTCCCGCAGCAGATTGACGATGCGAAGCGACGTTGTACCGCGCACGATGGAGTCATCGATCATGACGACCCGTTTGCCTTCGACGACTTTGCGCACAGCGCTCAGCTTCATCTTCACACCCTGTTCGCGAAGCGCCTGGCTCGGCTGGATGAAGGTGCGGCCCATGTAGCGGTTCTTGATCAGCCCGATCTCATACGGGATGCCCGTCTTTTCCGCATAGCCGATCGCCGCCGAGATGCTCGAATCCGGAACGCCCGTCACGACATCCGCATCGACGAAGGACTCCATCGCCAGCCGGCGTCCCATCCGCTTGCGCGCCATGTGGATATTCACAGCATCGATATCCGAATCGGGCCGTGCGAAGTAGATGTATTCCATCGCACAGATGGCGCGCCGCTTCGGTTCCGTGAACCGCCCTGCACGCAGCTTCCCGCTGCCGAGTTCAAGGACGAGCAGCTCGCCCGGCTCGATATCCCGCACATACTCCGCGCCGATCGCATCGAAGGCGCAGGTTTCCGACGCGAACACATATGCATCGCCGAGCTTGCCCAATACGAAGGGACGCAGGCCGTGCGGATCCTTGGCCGCGATCAGCTTCGTGCGCGTCAGGAAGAGGAAGGCATAAGCGCCGTCGACCTGGTGAAGCGCCTCTTTGACCGCATCCACGATATCGTCATGGGAAGAACGGGCGATGAGATGGGCGAGCACCTCCGTATCCCCCGTCGTCTGGAAGATCGAACCCGCACGCTCCAGGCGATCCCGAAGTTCCTTTGCATTCACGAGGCTCCCGTTCGCAGCGATCGCCAGATCCCCTTCCCGATACTTGAACACCAAGGGCTGGGCATTCGCCATCTTGATCTCAGCAGAAGATTTTTCGCTGGACGGCGCATAGCGGACGTGCGCGATGCCCATCGTCCCGCGCAGTCCGCTCATGATCTTGCCGTCGAAGATTTCCTTCACCAATCCCAAATCGCGATGATAATGAAACTGCTCACCGTCGGAGATACAGATGCCTGCACTTTCCTGACCGCGGTGCTGCAGGGCATGGAGGCCGTAGTAAGCCAAGTGTGCCGCATCGGGATGACCGAACACCCCGAATACGCCGCACTCTTCCCCCAATTTGTCGAAGACCTGGTCGTGTTTGCTCACGAGACCTTCGTTGTAATAATCCCCGGACCAGATCTTCCCTGTCCGAAGGGATTCATCCCGCTCACAGCGCATCGCGCAGAGCCCCTGCGTAACGGCGGGAACCGGGAATCCCCGGTTCGCAGCGCCGGCCCCGCGGCTCACATGCTTCATCTCATCATGCATGGGATCGCATCCTTCCATACTTGTGCCAGTCGGTCGACTGGAAGTTCCAAACCTTGCCCGCCGTTGATCCGAATCGACAGATCGCTGCCGCCTACCGTGCCGATGCGCTTCACCGGTACGCCGGCCGCCGCGATCGTCCGCTCCAGTTCCTCCGCCTGCTCCGGCTTGGCCGTCAGCAGGATGCGGGACTGGCTCTCGCTGAACAGTGCGATATCATGACGCAGCTCCGTCTCGATCTCCACCGCAGCGCCGATGCCGCCGCTGATGCAGCTTTCCGCAAGGGCAACGGCCAGGCCGCCTTCCGACAGATCATGCGCCGAAGCGACGAGACCGGACTGGATCGCACGCAGCACCGCTTCTTGCAGCCGCTTCTCCGCCGCAAGGTCGATCTGCGGCGGTCGCCCTTCCGTGACGCCATGGATGACGTATTGGAATTCGCTGCCGCCGAGCTCTGCCTTCGTCTCGCCGAGCAGGAAGATCACGTCGCCTTCGGATTTGAAGGCCTGTGTCGTGATATGATCCAGATCATGCACGAGACCGACCATGCCGATCACCGGCGTCGGGTAGATCGGGCCTTTCTCGCTTTCATTGTAGAGGCTGACATTGCCGCCGATGACCGGTGTTGCGAAGGTCTCGCAGGCCTCCGAGATGCCGTCCACCGCTTTCTCCAGCTGCCAGAACACCTCCGGCTTCTCCGGACTTCCGAAGTTCAGGTTGTCCGTCACCGCCAGCGGCTCTGCACCGGAACAGACGACATTGCGCGCCGCTTCGGCCACGGCGATCTTGCCCCCGACTTCCGGATCGAGGTAGACATAGCGGCCGTTGCAGTCCGTCGTCATGGCGATCGCCTTGCGCGTCCCCGGCACCCTGACCACTCCTGCATCGGACCCCGGCGCCACCATCGTCTCATTGCGCGCCATATAGTCGTATTGCTGATAGACCCATTCCTTGCTTGCGATATTCGGGGAAGCCAGCAGTTTCAGCAAAGCATCCCCCAGATCCTTCACTTCCGGATACCTTGTCGTATCTACGGAACCGTTCTTCACGTAATATTCCGGAATGCGCGACGGCTTGTGATAGACCGGGCACTCGTCGACCAGCGCCGATACCGGCATATCGCCGGCCGCTTCGCCGTCCTTGATGAGGCGCAGGCGGCCGTCATCGGTCACACGACCGACCTTCACGCAAGGCACGCCCCAGCGCGCGAAGATCTCCTTCGCCTGCTCCTCCTTATCCGGCTCAACGACGAACAGCATGCGCTCCTGGGATTCGGACAACATCATCTCATAGGCGGTCATGCCCTCTTCCCGCTGCGGCACCGCATCCAAGTTCAGTTCCATGCCGTT
This genomic window contains:
- the purN gene encoding phosphoribosylglycinamide formyltransferase, giving the protein MRKRIAIFASGSGSNFQAIVDAQRRGEIDAEIALLVCDKPQAKVVERAEQAGVKAFTFRPKDYPSREAYEAMLVQVLEEHRIDLIVLAGYMRLITRVLLEPYEGRIINIHPSLLPSFPGVEGIGDAYRYGVKVTGVTVHYVDDGMDTGPIIAQVPVSIEPQDTLETLAEKIHAAEHALYPKVIQWICEGRVRLDGRRVLIDGLS
- the purM gene encoding phosphoribosylformylglycinamidine cyclo-ligase yields the protein MSDAYKQAGVDIAAGNEAVERMKKHVKRTFRSEVLTDLGGFGALFDLDLKRYEEPVLVSGTDGVGTKLMLAFMMDKHDTIGIDAVAMCVNDIVVQGAEPLFFLDYLACGKVVPEKIEAIVAGIAEGCVQAGCALIGGETAEMPGMYGEDEYDIAGFAVGIVDKKKLIDGRSICPGDAVIGLASSGVHSNGFSLVRRLLLEQQGYQLTDVVPEAGGDSGKTLGEVLLEPTRIYVKTILALKEQVTLKGMSHITGGGFIENIPRILPADVDVEIDYVSWPILPIFKHLQEVGRISGRDMFTTFNMGIGMVLIVPEEEAEQTLQLAQELGEAAYRIGTVIPGERKVRFKGAEIA
- the purF gene encoding amidophosphoribosyltransferase, with protein sequence MRCERDESLRTGKIWSGDYYNEGLVSKHDQVFDKLGEECGVFGVFGHPDAAHLAYYGLHALQHRGQESAGICISDGEQFHYHRDLGLVKEIFDGKIMSGLRGTMGIAHVRYAPSSEKSSAEIKMANAQPLVFKYREGDLAIAANGSLVNAKELRDRLERAGSIFQTTGDTEVLAHLIARSSHDDIVDAVKEALHQVDGAYAFLFLTRTKLIAAKDPHGLRPFVLGKLGDAYVFASETCAFDAIGAEYVRDIEPGELLVLELGSGKLRAGRFTEPKRRAICAMEYIYFARPDSDIDAVNIHMARKRMGRRLAMESFVDADVVTGVPDSSISAAIGYAEKTGIPYEIGLIKNRYMGRTFIQPSQALREQGVKMKLSAVRKVVEGKRVVMIDDSIVRGTTSLRIVNLLREAGAKEVHVRISSPPFQNPCFYGIDTPTRKDLIAAQKSVEQIRQAINADSLYFLSHEGLLESIGRGDGSEYNRGLCTACFDNNYPTRLYGIHEDERAGMKDGNEVLGGTSSELQFMSPRSDYAKV
- the purL gene encoding phosphoribosylformylglycinamidine synthase subunit PurL is translated as MAQQGSGKEPTVEQIAEQKLYRQMGVTDEEYALVCKFLGRKPNYTEIGVFSVMWSEHCSYKNSKPLLRRFPTKGPRVLIGPGEGAGIVDIGDNLAICFKLESHNHPSAVEPYQGAATGVGGIIRDIFSMGARPIAMLNSLRFGRLDNERVKYLFENVTAGIAGYGNTIGVPTVGGEVMFDESYEGNPLVNAMCVGLVEHDKIQRGVAQGVGNPVFYVGPPTGRDGIHGATFASEELTEDAKVEPPSVQVGDPFMEKLVMEACLELIESGIVIGIQDMGAAGLTCSSAEMASKAGNGMELNLDAVPQREEGMTAYEMMLSESQERMLFVVEPDKEEQAKEIFARWGVPCVKVGRVTDDGRLRLIKDGEAAGDMPVSALVDECPVYHKPSRIPEYYVKNGSVDTTRYPEVKDLGDALLKLLASPNIASKEWVYQQYDYMARNETMVAPGSDAGVVRVPGTRKAIAMTTDCNGRYVYLDPEVGGKIAVAEAARNVVCSGAEPLAVTDNLNFGSPEKPEVFWQLEKAVDGISEACETFATPVIGGNVSLYNESEKGPIYPTPVIGMVGLVHDLDHITTQAFKSEGDVIFLLGETKAELGGSEFQYVIHGVTEGRPPQIDLAAEKRLQEAVLRAIQSGLVASAHDLSEGGLAVALAESCISGGIGAAVEIETELRHDIALFSESQSRILLTAKPEQAEELERTIAAAGVPVKRIGTVGGSDLSIRINGGQGLELPVDRLAQVWKDAIPCMMR